The genomic DNA AGGCTGGGGGAGGAGGCTGAAAGGGTTTTAGGGGGAGTTTTAAGAGGAGACTCAGGGGGTGTGAGGGGGATCATGAGGGGGTAttaggaggaggctgagggaacgCTGAGGGGGAGTcacagaggaggctgagggggtcTTAGGGGGAGTATTTAGGGGACACTGAGGGGAATTGGAGTCGTAGAGGGGAAACTGAGGGGTAATTGGAGTCTTAGAGGGGAGTCTGGCGGGATTCTGAGGGGATCTTGGGGGGAGTCCTATGGGGGAGCCtgagggagaggctgaggggtCAGAGGGAGTCTTAAAGGGAATCCTGAGGGGACcctgggggaggctgagggggtcTTAGGGGGAGTATTAAAGGGACACTGAGGGGAATTGGAGTCTTAGAGGGGAGTCTGAGGGGATTCTCAGTAGATCTTAGGGGGAGTCCTAAGGGAGAGTCTGAGGGGGGTCAGAGAGAGTCTTAGGGGAGGGTCTGAGGGGAGCCTGAGGGGGATTCTGAAGGGATCTTaggggaaggctgaggggaCTCTGAGAGGAGTCTGTGGGAGACTGAGGCTGATGGGGAGTCAGAGAGGAGCCTGAGGAGATCTTAGGGGGAGTATTAAGGGGAGACTGAGGGGTAATTGGAGTCTTAGAGGGGAGTCTGGGGGGATTCTGAGGGGATCTTAGGGGGAGTCCTAAGGGGGAGCCTGAGGGGACCCAGGGGGAAGCCTGAGGCACCCTGTGGGGAATATAAGGGGATCCTCAGCCCCCCACCCCAGTACAGCCCCACACATCACACCGGAGCCCCCCTGTGGGGAGACACTTCCCATCGGGAAGTATTTCTGTGCAATGCCGGTGGCTGAGCGCAGGCACAGGTCACCCAGAGGGGCCACGGGGTCTCCATCATCAGAGGTCTCCAAACCCACCTGGGCTTGGCGCTGGGTGGCCCTACTGGAGCAGGGTGGCACCGGGTGACACCAGGAGATCCCTGCCCACCCCAGTCACCCCGAGCAGGACACCACCCCAGTCTCGCTCAGTGATGGGTTTGCTATCGGCTGCTTTATTGGAGCTGCGGAGGAAGAGGCTGGTGGGGAGAGGCCCGTAGCGGCCCCGAGGGGCGAGGAGCGGGCAGCCCGGCGGCATTAGTTCTTGCCACAGGGGAAATTGGTGCTGATCTTCCTGCAGTAGCAGAAAGCGTTGAAGAAGCGGCAGTAGCAGGTGGCGCAGGGGTCGCAGCAGGGGATCTGGTGGCCCAGGCAGGACTCCAGGAGGCGGACGCAGCGGCGGGGAGAGCGCTCTTCTCGGCCCggagcctgcagggctgtggaTGATGCCTGCCAGAGAGATGAGGAGGGAGAAGGTTTGTGGTCTGCCAGCTGGTGAGGAAGAATCATTTTGGAGAGAGCCAGGAGCCCGAGGCAGCTCCATCTCAAACAAAATAAGGCTTGCCAAAACCAGAGATATCCAGGAGAAGACACTCGGGGCTTTGTGCTGAACCCTTTTTTCACTTCAGCAGTTGATCCATGACCCCCTTGAGTTGGGGCTAGCAGGAGCAGATCCCGCTTGGACACTCCAAGGGGAAGGACGGGTCCGTGTTTTGCTCTAAAAGGACCTAACAGTCCTCAACAGTGGATTCCCTGCTCCCATTCCCTCTGGCTGGAGGTGTCCTCACAGTCCCTGCTGATTTTTACAGAACAATCGGTCTGGCTTGAGAAATTTCAGAAGAGGATGTTTCACGCCCATTTTTCATTACGGAAACGCGTGGTGGGAAGTTTCAGTTCCCACACTTTCTTAGGAAATTAGGCCGGGAAACCTCGCCTGCCTCCAGAACTTCCTCCAGCCACTTCccctcccagcactgcagcagcgtCCCTGGAAGGCTGACCCCAAAGGAACGGCTTTCCCAGCCCCATGATGTCCAGCTTCCCAAATCCCAGCATGTCCAAGCTTCTCAGCAGACAGCGAAGGGATGCTCCCTTCCCACACCACGTTTAGGGTTTGCTCCAAACCACCGCGACCACTAGGGTGCCTGGTGTGACTCAAAGCAGCCCTggtccttttttattattatgatttttttaagggaaacaCAAGGTCACGGAGCATTACCTGCGGTTCCAGCACACTGCTTTTCTGCAGGAGGTCACCATCAGCTTCTTGGACCTCCAGAGACATCTGATCAAACTCTGTCCTGGGAAGAGCTCCTGCAAAACAGAGAGAGGCTGCACACTGGCACTGCAGGGGGGGCTCCCCGCTTGCATTTTGGGGGCCTGGGCGTGCCAGCAAGGGTCGGGGAGCGCAGGACTCACCTGCAGGCTCCACCGCCACCTCCTTGACTTTCCGCAGCAGGCTGGGGTAGCGGGCTCTGTCTGCCCCGTACAGCCCGGTGCTCATCTTCTGCAGGTGGCCGTGGCTGAGGTCCGAGGTGAGGATGGCCTGgatgccctgcagcagcccgtaacacagcagcagcacgttCAGCATGGTCCTGGGGTGACCTGTGTGGGGGGGACAGGGCCAGAATCAGCCTGGTCCCCACTGCCACCGTACTGCTGTCACCCCCAGGTGCCTGAGGGACACGGTGCTGGCCAAGGGTGCCCCCATGGGTGGCACCCGAGTTCAACAGcaagaagaagagggagagcTGTGAGGTCTGATGCTCTGCCCCCACCACCAGACTTCAGATGGGAGCACTGCAAGCAATCCAAAGCTGGTTCTGCCTCCTGGAGATGGGACTCCAGCTGTTTGAGGAGGCTCAGGGTCTCCCTGCCCATCTCCCACACCACCCCGAGGCTACGCGTGCCCGCCTGCCAgtgcacaggctgcagccaaAATGAGTCCCACGAAGCTCCTGATAACACTTAGGCTCACAGAGCATGGAAATGCTGCTGGTTTTAAAGGCCAGAAGCTGATCCTTACAGCCCGGGCTGCATCTGGGCTTCATCACATCGCTGGGGGGCTCTCCAGGCGCCAGCCCTCGAGCTGTGGTTCATGCTCAGCCTTTGGGGCAGGTTTGCAACGCTCCGGGCAGGAGCTTGGTG from Anas acuta chromosome 10, bAnaAcu1.1, whole genome shotgun sequence includes the following:
- the AGRP gene encoding agouti-related protein, producing MLNVLLLCYGLLQGIQAILTSDLSHGHLQKMSTGLYGADRARYPSLLRKVKEVAVEPAGALPRTEFDQMSLEVQEADGDLLQKSSVLEPQASSTALQAPGREERSPRRCVRLLESCLGHQIPCCDPCATCYCRFFNAFCYCRKISTNFPCGKN